One Cardinium endosymbiont cEper1 of Encarsia pergandiella genomic region harbors:
- a CDS encoding OmpH family outer membrane protein, whose translation MNYRFLFAWVLMACMYTGVKANPSQEDGQSQVAPPSLKIGYVDVGYIFGQLPEAIKNGEELQTFQEQLKNQIQLKANELERKFSDYQKQVDTFTEAQQKQKQAELNALHQSFRTLEQQMPVDIEKKYQAVIEPIHQKIKQVIHKIAKEQGYAFVLAKDTPGGPIVFFAQPAFDLSELVLEQLKAMAPKEMEPPVVGPKVQTPAQSSTRSAKTVKKK comes from the coding sequence ATGAATTATAGATTTTTATTTGCATGGGTACTAATGGCCTGCATGTATACAGGTGTAAAGGCAAATCCATCTCAAGAGGATGGCCAATCGCAAGTGGCACCACCTAGTTTAAAGATTGGGTATGTAGATGTGGGTTATATATTTGGCCAACTACCAGAGGCTATAAAAAATGGTGAAGAACTACAAACTTTCCAGGAGCAATTGAAAAATCAGATTCAATTGAAAGCGAACGAGCTAGAAAGGAAGTTTTCCGATTATCAAAAGCAGGTGGATACGTTTACGGAAGCTCAGCAAAAACAGAAACAAGCGGAGCTCAATGCATTGCATCAAAGTTTTCGTACCCTTGAGCAGCAAATGCCTGTTGACATAGAAAAAAAATATCAGGCAGTTATAGAACCTATCCATCAAAAAATAAAACAGGTCATTCACAAAATTGCAAAAGAACAGGGTTATGCTTTTGTCTTGGCTAAAGATACACCCGGAGGTCCTATAGTATTTTTTGCGCAGCCTGCATTTGATCTTTCTGAGCTTGTATTGGAACAACTTAAAGCAATGGCGCCTAAAGAGATGGAGCCACCTGTAGTAGGTCCGAAGGTACAAACGCCTGCTCAGTCATCTACCCGTTCGGCTAAAACAGTTAAGAAAAAATAA
- the atpD gene encoding F0F1 ATP synthase subunit beta translates to MSHTGKVIQIIGPVIDVRFSEEAQLPSILNALYVKTLSGKLVVLECQQHLGEHCVRTIAMERTEGLTRGLEVIDTGAPIQVPVGDGVRGRLFNVIGRAIDGMAQPVTDQKFPIHRPVPPFDQLSSTTEMLYTGIKVIDLLAPYVKGGKIGLFGGAGVGKTVLIMELIDNIAKSYNGLSVFAGVGERTREGNDLLREMIEAGVINYGEAFTKAMVQGDWDLSKVDHEALKTSQAALVFGQMNESPGARARVALTGLSIAEYFRDHGEGKEGKDILFFIDNIFRFTQAGAEISALLGRIPSAVGYQPTLATEMGTMQERITSVKHGSITSVQAVYVPADDLTDPAPATTFTHLDTTTVLSRRIAALGIYPAVDPLASSSRALNPEVLGDLHYDTAQKVKRTLQRYKELQDIIAILGMDELSEEDICTVYRARKVERFLSQPFHVAERFTGIPGERVPIKDTIKGFNMIIDGTVDHLPEMAFNLVGNIEQAIAKGEKLLSSPHKGTQ, encoded by the coding sequence ATGTCCCATACTGGAAAAGTTATTCAAATTATAGGTCCTGTAATAGACGTCCGTTTTAGTGAAGAAGCTCAGTTGCCTAGCATATTAAATGCATTGTATGTTAAAACCCTTTCTGGAAAATTGGTTGTCCTAGAATGTCAACAACACTTGGGTGAGCATTGTGTACGTACCATTGCTATGGAAAGAACAGAAGGATTAACGCGCGGGCTAGAGGTAATAGATACAGGAGCGCCTATTCAAGTACCCGTAGGCGATGGAGTACGTGGGCGCCTTTTTAATGTTATAGGAAGGGCTATAGATGGTATGGCACAACCAGTAACCGATCAGAAATTCCCGATTCATAGACCAGTGCCACCTTTTGACCAACTTTCTTCCACAACAGAAATGCTCTATACCGGTATCAAGGTAATTGATTTGCTTGCGCCTTATGTGAAGGGGGGTAAGATTGGGTTGTTTGGTGGTGCAGGTGTAGGTAAAACAGTTTTGATTATGGAGCTGATTGACAACATTGCTAAATCTTATAATGGGCTTTCCGTATTTGCTGGTGTAGGCGAACGAACCCGTGAAGGCAATGATCTTTTACGGGAAATGATTGAAGCAGGCGTGATCAATTATGGGGAAGCATTTACGAAGGCTATGGTACAAGGCGATTGGGATCTAAGTAAGGTAGATCATGAAGCATTAAAAACATCTCAGGCTGCACTGGTATTTGGGCAAATGAATGAGTCACCCGGTGCAAGGGCCCGTGTAGCACTGACTGGACTTTCTATCGCAGAGTATTTTCGTGATCATGGTGAGGGTAAAGAAGGGAAAGATATTCTCTTTTTTATTGACAATATTTTTCGTTTCACACAAGCCGGTGCAGAAATTTCTGCATTACTAGGGAGGATACCTTCTGCTGTAGGGTATCAACCTACCTTGGCCACAGAAATGGGTACCATGCAAGAGCGCATTACTTCTGTTAAGCATGGCTCTATTACATCTGTTCAAGCAGTTTATGTTCCAGCCGACGACTTAACAGATCCTGCTCCTGCTACTACTTTCACCCATCTGGATACCACTACGGTCCTTTCCAGAAGGATAGCGGCACTCGGTATTTATCCGGCTGTAGATCCTTTAGCCTCTTCTTCTAGGGCATTAAATCCTGAAGTATTAGGTGATTTGCATTACGATACCGCTCAAAAAGTAAAAAGAACCCTCCAACGTTATAAAGAACTACAAGATATTATAGCCATTTTGGGTATGGACGAGCTTTCAGAGGAAGATATATGCACGGTTTACCGTGCTAGAAAAGTAGAGCGGTTTTTATCTCAGCCCTTTCATGTAGCAGAGCGGTTTACAGGGATCCCAGGAGAACGTGTACCTATAAAAGATACCATTAAAGGATTTAATATGATTATTGATGGAACGGTAGACCATTTACCTGAAATGGCTTTTAACTTAGTCGGGAATATTGAACAAGCCATTGCCAAAGGAGAAAAGCTGCTAAGCAGCCCACATAAAGGAACACAATAG
- a CDS encoding ExbD/TolR family protein yields the protein MKISTKNKIDASFSMASMTDIVFLLLIFLLITASYGPQVLPVDLPQSTNEKREALHVNVTVTAQLTYYVDGKRVAFNRLHNVLEDLLVKRSSKVVVLYMDKRLSIADMVKIADVVNKLGATVSIATEFERNNEK from the coding sequence ATGAAAATCAGTACAAAAAATAAGATAGACGCCTCTTTTAGCATGGCGTCTATGACTGATATTGTATTTTTATTATTGATTTTTTTACTGATTACAGCTAGTTATGGCCCTCAAGTGCTTCCAGTTGATTTGCCACAAAGCACAAATGAGAAAAGAGAAGCGCTCCATGTAAATGTAACCGTTACTGCCCAATTGACCTATTATGTGGACGGCAAACGGGTTGCTTTCAATCGGTTGCACAATGTGTTAGAAGATCTACTAGTAAAAAGATCTAGTAAGGTAGTTGTATTATATATGGATAAGCGACTTTCTATAGCTGATATGGTTAAAATAGCTGATGTAGTGAATAAACTAGGTGCTACAGTTTCCATAGCAACAGAATTTGAAAGAAATAATGAAAAATAG
- a CDS encoding MotA/TolQ/ExbB proton channel family protein, giving the protein MTTHTLLGLLLKGGWLMLPLIWLSVTAVYIIVERLFIYRKYLNFSSGFLALMEEALNDGDLSKVKHICTDQDNIIQKVISKGIAERQTSNVALILESVSSKIIAYLEEKLSLLATISGVAPMIGFLGTVTGMVQTFMAISQENHHIASHVFSSGIYEAMVTTVAGLIVGIIAYLGYNYCIAQVNKAVATLTYVVNLFLAKVQSL; this is encoded by the coding sequence ATGACTACACATACCCTATTAGGATTGCTATTAAAAGGTGGTTGGTTAATGTTACCGCTTATATGGCTATCTGTAACAGCTGTCTATATAATAGTAGAACGTTTATTCATCTATCGAAAGTACTTAAACTTTTCCAGCGGTTTTTTGGCATTGATGGAAGAAGCATTAAATGATGGAGACCTTTCAAAGGTTAAGCATATCTGTACCGATCAAGATAACATTATACAAAAAGTAATCAGTAAAGGAATAGCTGAGCGACAAACTTCTAATGTTGCATTGATTTTAGAAAGTGTATCTAGTAAGATAATAGCTTATTTAGAAGAAAAACTTTCTTTACTAGCAACCATTTCTGGGGTTGCACCTATGATTGGTTTCTTGGGTACGGTGACAGGTATGGTTCAAACGTTTATGGCAATTTCCCAAGAAAATCATCATATAGCTTCTCATGTTTTTTCAAGTGGCATTTATGAAGCCATGGTGACAACTGTAGCGGGATTAATCGTTGGCATTATAGCCTATTTAGGTTATAATTACTGTATTGCTCAAGTTAATAAAGCTGTAGCAACATTAACTTACGTAGTCAATCTTTTCTTAGCTAAGGTACAGTCTCTATAG
- a CDS encoding SPOR domain-containing protein, whose protein sequence is MDTIDHKFGLPQPDFQAFPKKKVIWPILVIVGVIVMLIIAKVGYNGYIKILGQKNTIPALNTTGNSSDSLPQLAHSSQMDTNVHQGVNQSVPDQPAFEHKKSTKIKESISATQEQLGIKQNKPLVKPGTYQVLSQPQGIYHLVVVSYLDKRSAMKVVQQLMKKKQGVCLILPRINKNKTEMYYRVTIGHSKTESEAEEKLKQFKSRYPQIFILKY, encoded by the coding sequence ATGGACACGATCGATCATAAATTTGGATTGCCCCAACCAGATTTTCAAGCATTCCCTAAGAAAAAAGTTATATGGCCAATATTGGTTATTGTAGGTGTAATAGTGATGCTTATTATAGCTAAAGTGGGTTATAATGGCTACATAAAGATCCTAGGTCAGAAAAATACTATACCTGCTCTTAACACAACAGGTAATAGTTCCGATTCTCTTCCCCAATTGGCCCATTCAAGCCAAATGGATACAAATGTTCATCAAGGGGTTAACCAATCTGTTCCAGATCAGCCAGCTTTTGAACATAAAAAAAGTACAAAAATAAAAGAGAGTATTAGTGCTACACAAGAGCAGCTAGGCATCAAACAAAATAAGCCACTAGTAAAGCCAGGTACCTATCAGGTATTAAGTCAACCACAAGGCATATACCACCTAGTGGTAGTCAGTTATTTAGATAAGCGATCTGCTATGAAAGTGGTTCAACAGCTTATGAAAAAAAAACAAGGAGTCTGTCTTATTCTACCTAGAATAAATAAAAACAAAACAGAAATGTACTATCGTGTAACCATAGGGCATAGTAAAACTGAATCCGAAGCAGAGGAAAAGCTTAAGCAATTTAAGTCAAGATATCCCCAAATTTTTATTTTAAAATACTAG
- a CDS encoding NAD(P)H-dependent oxidoreductase: protein MNSKVLMLTTAEPGNTFPENFSFWCAGALEAKGCGTTLEVISLEKIIQASSNEPLEIEQEKLTVLQNTLSLIDKIVLVLPEYNNMLPVGLDNFITLVSENKHKLCKLVSIVIDVSTHQDSDQKNSFLFRYPICKLDMLLGATFSASRTQIRNSLTGNMCPLFAESYGALCQLIQQILS, encoded by the coding sequence ATGAACAGCAAGGTTCTTATGCTCACTACGGCTGAGCCTGGTAATACCTTTCCAGAAAATTTTAGTTTTTGGTGTGCAGGTGCATTAGAAGCAAAAGGTTGTGGTACAACATTAGAAGTAATAAGCTTGGAAAAAATCATACAGGCTTCATCCAATGAACCTTTAGAGATTGAACAAGAAAAGTTAACGGTATTACAAAATACCTTATCTCTTATAGATAAGATAGTGCTTGTGCTGCCTGAGTATAATAATATGCTGCCAGTTGGTTTGGATAATTTTATAACATTGGTTTCTGAGAACAAGCATAAATTATGCAAATTGGTCTCTATTGTTATAGATGTCTCTACCCATCAGGATAGTGATCAGAAAAATAGTTTTTTGTTCCGTTATCCAATCTGTAAATTGGATATGCTTTTGGGAGCAACTTTTAGTGCCAGTCGTACACAGATTAGAAATAGCCTAACTGGCAATATGTGCCCACTGTTTGCAGAATCTTATGGTGCGCTTTGCCAGCTGATACAACAAATTTTGTCATAA
- the rpsU gene encoding 30S ribosomal protein S21 → MIVVEIKENEAIDRALKRFKKKVERVGVLKEARQRMAYTKPTVSRKAKKLRSIYKYRMLYGNNG, encoded by the coding sequence ATGATTGTTGTAGAAATAAAAGAAAACGAAGCAATAGATAGGGCGCTTAAAAGATTTAAGAAAAAAGTAGAACGCGTAGGCGTACTCAAAGAGGCGAGGCAACGCATGGCCTATACGAAACCTACTGTAAGCAGAAAAGCGAAAAAATTAAGATCCATCTATAAGTATCGCATGTTATATGGCAACAACGGATAA